Below is a genomic region from Nitrospiraceae bacterium.
AGCGAGCGAGTGCGCCATGAGGTGCGCAAAGCGATACCGAAGATCCGGATCGTGAATTGGAGACGCGTGAGCGGAGGTTTCCGCGAGGAGATCGACGCTCGGATTGCTCGCGTCTGTGCTTTGGTCTACAGAGGAGGACACCTGGTCCGACTCCGGAAGCTCCCCCACCCGGAACACGATGTCGGCGATGAAATCCGCGCCGACCGCGCTGTGAAGTTTCTCAATCAGCGTCGGCTTGAGAAAAGTCAGTTGGTGGAGCCAGACGCTATTATGGACGCGCACGTACAGTTTCTTGTATCGGATTTGATCGGGCCAGGTGTTGGAGGCGATCGGTTCGCCGACAATCGCACCCCATTCTCGCCGAACGCGGCTTTCAAGGAGTTTCGACTCAAGACCCAAGCGGCGGGCTAGACCGTTGAGTACGGTCCCGATCGAATCGAGTGGGCGGACGCCGCGCATGCGCGCATGATAGGGAGTGTGCGCACAGCGGTCAAGCGAGAAGACTCACTCCGATCGA
It encodes:
- a CDS encoding DUF721 domain-containing protein translates to MRGVRPLDSIGTVLNGLARRLGLESKLLESRVRREWGAIVGEPIASNTWPDQIRYKKLYVRVHNSVWLHQLTFLKPTLIEKLHSAVGADFIADIVFRVGELPESDQVSSSVDQSTDASNPSVDLLAETSAHASPIHDPDLRYRFAHLMAHSLARSTRSRADR